CAAAGCCGGAGGCTGGACCGGAGTCGATGACCGTACCATCCATGACGGCAAGGATTGGGGTGCCGGGAGAGTTGGCGATGTCGACGCCCTTGTGGAAGGTGCCCCAGCGCATGGCGAATGGGGAGGTGAATGCGCCTTCTGCAGGGCGGGCAACGGAAGGTGCGCGAGCGGCTTCGTCGGCAGCTGCACGCTCTTCAGAAGCCTGGATGGCTTTGTTGAGCTGATCGGTCAGATCGGCAACTGGCTTTGCCTCGGCAACGTTGAGGATCTGTGGGGTGGCATCAACTGGAGCTGCAGCGGCATCCTCCACCTGGGTGGAGTCGGAGGCGAGCTCGAAGTCGACGGACTGCGTCTTAGTGGTGGCCGCGTCATCGGACTGGATGTTTGCGGCGGCTGCGCCACCAACGCCGGCGGTGGAAACTGCACCTGCCGCAACCGTCATTACGGCAATGCGGCCCTTCGCGGTCTGCGAGGTGACAATCTTGCGATGGCGGCCGGCGCCACGCTGAACTTTGCTTCGCATTAGGTCTTCTTTCGTCATTTTCACAATCTGCGCAGGACGAGTGTTACGTCCCCACCGAGTTAGTTACGAGATTGTGACCTTCTTGTTACCAACGAGATGTAACAGTAGCGTCTCGAAAAGATAACAGCAACCCAAATTAAAGAATTTTCAGGCTCGCCTCGGGGAAATTGTCCACGAGCAGGCAACATGGGGCACACGGAATATTATTAGTGCGATAAAGATCCCACGCGAGCTCCGCGTGCGTCACGCAAAACTAGCGGCCTTTTCCTTCATAGTATTGCAGCCAGAGTTAAGGGTGTGAAACCAGGGTAGATTTTATACTCCTTATATATTTGTATAGCCCAGGTACAGGGGTTGCCGCCGGTGATTTTGCGAGCGCCTCGTCGCGCCACCCCGATTTCACTTCCGGAAGGTGGCAAAGTGGACGCCGATGAACAAAAACACCAGCCCCCAATCTCGGTCAACGCCCCGCCCGCGTAGCCAGGCGCGGGGCCGTACGGTGCGCACGGAGCGCACCCCACGCGCGCCTCATCCCAGTGGCTCACGCCAGTCTTCTGGATCGGCGCAGCGCGTCGCCCGTAAAGCCGGCTCCAAGGCCAAGGCGCGCCGTACCCCCGCGCCGCTGACCAAAGCCGGGCGCATTCGCCGCATGCTTATTACGGCGGCAGTGCCCAACGTGGTTATTGTCCTTATCATTATGGCCATCGCGCTTGGCAGTCTCATGCTCACCGGCTCTCCCATGGCGTGGTGGTACACCATCGTGGCGGAGGCCTGGATGGTCTTTAACCTCGCCCCGGTCTCTGCGGCTGATGTGCATATTTCCTTCCTGCCGGCCTTGCCAGCGCTTATTCTCGCCGTGGTGGTGGCGGTTCGTGTGCGCAGCGCGGTAAAACACAAGGTCAGCGTAAAGGACCTGCTTACTCTTTTGGCCTGCGTGCTTGGCGTGCCGGTGGTATTTACCATCATCGCGTGGCTGATGCTGTGGGACGCAGGCAAGGTCTATGACGTCTCCCCGCCTAATCTGGCGCAGGCGTTGCTGCGTGTTATTGTTCTGCATCTGGCCGCCATGGCGTCCGGTATGGGTTGGCGCTTGTGGCGGGCGTTGGCCAAGCGTTATGGAGTGCCGCGCCCGCTTGTCGACGCCACCCAGATCGCCCTTCGCTACCTCGCCTACCTGGCCATTGGTGCAGCCGCAGTCTTCGCAGTGGTATTCCTTGTCAATGTCTCCCGCCAGGGCGAGATGATGAATGACTATCCCACGATCTCCGGCTTAGGCATTGCCGGGCTCGTGCTGCTGAGCGTGCTCTACATTCCCAATGCCATCGTGAGCACCGCGGCGGTATTGGTGGGCTCGGAGTTTTCCGTAGGCGAAGGCTCGGTAAGCCTCTTTAGCGCCCACCTCGTGCCGCTGCCACCGCTGCCCATTACCGGCGGCATTCCTGCCTCCGCGCCCAGCTGGGCTGTGGCGCTATTGATCGTCCCCCTCGGCGCTGCAATCTACTCGTTGTACAAGAAACGTCCGAGCTTTCAAGACGTCCTCGTAGCTACGGTGGCCGCCGCAGTAATCATGCTGGTTGCCTGCTACCTCGTTAGCGGTGACCTTGGCTACTACGGCGCGACCGGCCCGCAGCTGTGGACTGCCGCAGGCCTTACCGCCCTGTGGATGGCTGTCGTTGGTTGTGCCGTTGCCGCAGGCTTCGCCTTCGTGGCCTGGCGCGCGGCCCGCACGGCACCAGTTGCGGACCCCGCCGATGATGTCACTGCCGACGCACCCGATGCAGCCGCCGCCGAAACCGACGAGGCTCCCACCGACTCGGAGCGCGAGCCCATCACCGATCCGGAAATCGTTGACGCCGAGGTAGTCGAGGACGAACCCGAGGATTCCGCACCTGGCGAGGCTGCAAAGGAAACGGAAGAAGAGCAGAAAGAAGAGGACACTCCATCCGAAGAAACAGCGGAGGAGCCGGAAGAGGAACAGGAAGAAGAGGCTGAGGAGGGCGATGAAAGGGGCGTCGCCAAGCCGCTGAGCCAACAGCTCAAGGACCAAATGGGGGAGAGCGAGCAGGGCTCCGCGGGCGAAGATTCCCCCGAGGAGGGGGAGAGGGGCTAGGCTATAGCGCGTGACTTCACCGATGCCTCCGCGCTATACCGCTGACCCTGAACGCCTCCGAGTGGTGGTGCTCGTTTCTGGAACGGGTTCCCTGCTACAAGCCATCGTGGATGCCCAGGCCGGGCACTACCAGGTAGTCAAGGTGGTGGCGGATAAGGAATGCCACGGTATTGCGCGCGCACAGGACCACGGTATTGATACCGAGGTTGTGGCGCTGGGTGCGGATCGCGCCGAATGGAATCAACGTCTGGTTGACGCAGTAGATGCTGCGCAGCCAGACGTTGTTGTTTCTGCGGGCTTTATGAAGATTCTGGGCCAGGAATTCTTGGACCGCTTCGAAGGCCGCACCATCAATACCCACCCGGCGCTACTGCCTGCCTTCAAGGGAGCGCACGCGGTGCGCGACGCCCTAGATTACGGCGTGAAGATCACTGGCTCTACCGTCCACTTTGTGGACGCGGGCGTGGATACCGGCCCCATCATCGCGCAGCGCCCCGTTGCTATTAACGCGGATGATGACGAGTCCACCCTCCACGAGCGCATCAAACAAGTAGAGCGCGATCTCATCGTGGAGGTGCTGCGTGCAGCTAACGTCCACGACGAGAAACTTACTATTCAACTCGCAGACTAAGACTTTTCGAAAGGCTTAATCCTCCTCATGAGCGAAGACCGCAAGCAGGTAAAGCGCGCCCTTATCAGCGTGTACGACAAGACCGGGCTGGAGGATCTAGCCCGCGCCCTCGATAAGGCAGGCGTGGAAATCGTCTCCACCGGCTCCACCGCGAAGAAGATCGCGGACCTTGGCATCGAGGTCACTCCGGTAGAAAAGCTCACCGGCTTCCCGGAGTGCTTGGAAGGCCGCGTCAAGACGCTGCACCCGCGCGTGCACGCCGGAATCCTGGCCGATACCCGCAAGGAAGATCACCTCAACCAGCTCTCCGAGCTCGAGGTAGAGCCTTTCCAGCTCGTCGTGGTCAACCTGTACCCCTTCCGTGAGACCGTGGCCTCGGGCGCGGACTTTGATGGCTGCGTGGAACAGATCGATATCGGCGGCCCGTCCATGGTGCGCGCGGCCGCCAAGAACCACCCGTCTGTTGCCGTCGTCGTGGATCCTTCCCGCTACGACGAGGCCGTGGAGGCCGTGAACAACGGTGGCTTCAACCTAGAGCAGCGCCGCGGCCTGGCGCGCGACGCCTTCTTGCACACCGCGGATTATGATGCGGCCGTCTCCGCGTGGTTCGTGGACCAGCTCAGCGAGGAGGGCCAAACCACCCCGCTGCGCTACGGCGAGAACTCTCACCAGGCGGCTACCGTCACCCGCATCGGCTCCAAGGGCCTTGCCAATGCCACCCAGTTCAATGGCAAGGAGATGAGCTACAACAACTACCAGGATGCGGATGCCGCGTGGCGCGCTGCGTGGGATCACGAGCGCCCCTGCGTTGCGATTATCAAGCACACCAACCCATGCGGCATTGCCGTGTCCGAGGAGTCCATCGCCGCCGCCCACCGCGCCGCCCACGCGTGCGACCCAATGTCCGCTTTTGGCGGCGTGATTGCCGTCAACCGCGAGGTCACCGTAGAGATGGCCGAGCAGGTAAAGGAGATCTTTACCGAGGTCATCGTCGCTCCTTCCTACGAGGACGGCGCCATCGACGTGCTTAAGGGCAAAAAGAACCTGCGCGTGCTGCAGGCAGAGCACGAAGACCAGCACGAGGAGCGCAAGTACATCTCCGGCGGCGTGCTCACCCAAGAGCCAGACACCTACCAGGCCGAGGGCGATAACCCGGCCAACTGGACCCTGGCTGCGGGCGAGGCCCTCAATGAGTCCGACTTGGCTGAGCTCGAGTTCGCCTGGCGCGCCGTGCGCGCGGTGAAGTCCAACGCCATCTTGCTGGCCAAGGACAATGCCACCGTGGGCGTGGGCATGGGCCAGGTCAACCGCGTTGACTCCGCCAAGCTGGCCGTCGAGCGCGCCAACACCTTGGCCGATGGCGCCAACCGCACCAAGGGCTCCTTCGCCGCTTCCGACGCCTTCTTCCCGTTCGCCGATGGCTTGCAGGTGCTTCTCGACGCCGGCGTTAAGGCCGTTGTCCAGCCCGGCGGCTCCATCCGCGACGAAGAAGTCATCGCGGCAGCGAAGGAAGCCGGCGTTACTTTGTACCTGACCGGTACCCGCCATTTCGCGCACTAGCCTAAGCTAAATGCCATGACATTCCCTATCCGCCGGGCCTGGGGCCCGGCAGCCGCCCTTATCGCCTGCGCGCTCACCCTAAGCGCCTGCGGCGACGAGGACGCGGCCAATAATTTCCCTACCTTTGTCAACACCGAGGCACGCGGCACGGCAGATCCCCTCTACGGAAAAGAGACCACGTCCGCAGCGCCCGCGGCCTCATCCGCGGCACCGCCTGCCTCTTCCTCGGAGCCATCGGCCGCGGCACCCGCCGGTGACGTTCAAGCCGTGCTTGACCGCATCGTGGCAGAACATGGAAACGTGGGCATTGCGGTCTCCGATGGCACCACCACTATTGAAGCGGGGCGCACCGCTCCCGAAGCCGCGTGGTCAACCTCCAAGGTGCCGGTGCTCATCGCGGCGAATCGCACGGGTGTGGCCGATAGCCAGCTAGTGTCCTCTGCAATCACCTACTCCGATAACGAGGCCGCCAAGGCCGCGTGGGCGGGGCTAGGGGAGGGGGCCGCAGCCGCGCAGGTCACACAAAGCGTCATCGCAGAGGCGGGAGATGCCGCCACCCAAGTCCAATCCCAGGTCACCCGCCCGGAATTTACGGCCTTTGGCCAAACCATGTGGAGCGTGGGCAACCAAGCAAAGTTCATGGCCGGGTTGCGCTGCGTTGAAGGAGCGCAGCCGATTATCGACGCCATGGGTGTCGCCGATCCCGCCCAAGGCTACGGCCTGCGCACCCTGCCGGGCGCCTTGATGAAAGGCGGCTGGGGCCCGAGCCTGGCCGGTTCCTACGATGTGCGGCAGATGGGCATCGTGCAACTGGGCGGGCACAACGTCGCCGTGGCGCTGATTGCCTCATCCCCTGATGGCCAGTACGCCTCCACCCAAACAGTGCTTACCTCCATGGCCGAAGCCCTGGCACAGGCCGAAACCCAGTGGCCCAGCCCTACCTGCTAAGCCTGTCAGTAGAAAGGAAAACTCATGACTTCTCGCTTAAGCCTCCGCCCGCTTATTGCCGCAGGCTTCGTCCCGCTCGTGGCTGCCAGCCTTGCGCTGAGCGGTTGCAGTGACTCCACGGACGACGCTGCCCCGAGCTTCAAAGGGAAGGGCAGCGGAATGACCACGGTCAATAACTCCGACAAAGAAGAAGAAAACGCCGAGGAGACCACGGCCGCCCAAAAGACCGTAACCAAGGAAGAGGAAGCCCCGGAGGAACCGCCGGTAGTCACGGTCACGCAGACGGAAAAGCAGGAGGCCCCGTCTTCCACCGGTGGGGGTCAGAAGACTGGTGTGGGAAACTACATTTCTGATTTCAACGAGTACGGATGGCTCGATGGCGGCTACGCCAACTGTCAGCGCTTTGAGCGTGCCTTGTTCGCTGGGGCTGGTCCCGACGGTAGAGCTATCATTTGCGAGACCGGAGGTGGTGACAAGATTTATCGCTCGTCGATGTTTGACGGCCAGTTCCAGACGAGCGACGTTACCCAAGACGGCAATAACTACTACGTCAATGCCGATCCGTCGATCATTGTGGTGACGCCGAGTGGCGTAAGCGTGCGCGAGGGCGGCGGATTGGCCGCCACGGGCGAGTTCACGGAGTCGTGGCAGCGCTAACGCGGAAAACGAGGGCTTAGCGCGACTTCTTCTTGCGGTCGGCCGCTGCTGCGGCGGCCGCGGAGATGGAGTCGTTGCGGTTCTTGAGCAGCTCGAGGGTAGTTTCCTCGGCATTGTCGGGGACGGAGGCGCCGAGGACGGCCAAGGCGGCGTCGGCAAGCATGGCGGCAGTCTCCGGAACCGACTGGGAAGCGTCAAACGGAGGGGTGCCGTTATTGGGGCGCATTTCAATGACGGACAGCGCGATGTGGAAGGGCAGCTCCACGCGAGGGTCATCCTCGCCCACAATGGCGGCGGCAGTGGAGCGGAAATGATTCTGCAGGCGGTCGCGTGACTCGTGATACTCGGAGAACTCCGGGGAATTGGCCACCGGCAGCTGATACAGGCGGCCCACGTTCCAGCCGCTGGTGAGCAGCAGACGCGATTCCGCGGCGACCAAAGACCACAGGCGCTGTGCCGGGTCCGCGTCGGTGCCCGCCAACTCATC
This genomic stretch from Corynebacterium tuberculostearicum harbors:
- a CDS encoding M23 family metallopeptidase, producing the protein MRSKVQRGAGRHRKIVTSQTAKGRIAVMTVAAGAVSTAGVGGAAAANIQSDDAATTKTQSVDFELASDSTQVEDAAAAPVDATPQILNVAEAKPVADLTDQLNKAIQASEERAAADEAARAPSVARPAEGAFTSPFAMRWGTFHKGVDIANSPGTPILAVMDGTVIDSGPASGFGQWIRIMHDDGTMTVYGHMQTLDVAVGEHVHAGQKIAGMGSMGFSTGSHLHFEVHPNGGEAIDPQPWLAERGIDL
- a CDS encoding cell division protein PerM, coding for MAKWTPMNKNTSPQSRSTPRPRSQARGRTVRTERTPRAPHPSGSRQSSGSAQRVARKAGSKAKARRTPAPLTKAGRIRRMLITAAVPNVVIVLIIMAIALGSLMLTGSPMAWWYTIVAEAWMVFNLAPVSAADVHISFLPALPALILAVVVAVRVRSAVKHKVSVKDLLTLLACVLGVPVVFTIIAWLMLWDAGKVYDVSPPNLAQALLRVIVLHLAAMASGMGWRLWRALAKRYGVPRPLVDATQIALRYLAYLAIGAAAVFAVVFLVNVSRQGEMMNDYPTISGLGIAGLVLLSVLYIPNAIVSTAAVLVGSEFSVGEGSVSLFSAHLVPLPPLPITGGIPASAPSWAVALLIVPLGAAIYSLYKKRPSFQDVLVATVAAAVIMLVACYLVSGDLGYYGATGPQLWTAAGLTALWMAVVGCAVAAGFAFVAWRAARTAPVADPADDVTADAPDAAAAETDEAPTDSEREPITDPEIVDAEVVEDEPEDSAPGEAAKETEEEQKEEDTPSEETAEEPEEEQEEEAEEGDERGVAKPLSQQLKDQMGESEQGSAGEDSPEEGERG
- the purN gene encoding phosphoribosylglycinamide formyltransferase, with product MPPRYTADPERLRVVVLVSGTGSLLQAIVDAQAGHYQVVKVVADKECHGIARAQDHGIDTEVVALGADRAEWNQRLVDAVDAAQPDVVVSAGFMKILGQEFLDRFEGRTINTHPALLPAFKGAHAVRDALDYGVKITGSTVHFVDAGVDTGPIIAQRPVAINADDDESTLHERIKQVERDLIVEVLRAANVHDEKLTIQLAD
- the purH gene encoding bifunctional phosphoribosylaminoimidazolecarboxamide formyltransferase/IMP cyclohydrolase translates to MSEDRKQVKRALISVYDKTGLEDLARALDKAGVEIVSTGSTAKKIADLGIEVTPVEKLTGFPECLEGRVKTLHPRVHAGILADTRKEDHLNQLSELEVEPFQLVVVNLYPFRETVASGADFDGCVEQIDIGGPSMVRAAAKNHPSVAVVVDPSRYDEAVEAVNNGGFNLEQRRGLARDAFLHTADYDAAVSAWFVDQLSEEGQTTPLRYGENSHQAATVTRIGSKGLANATQFNGKEMSYNNYQDADAAWRAAWDHERPCVAIIKHTNPCGIAVSEESIAAAHRAAHACDPMSAFGGVIAVNREVTVEMAEQVKEIFTEVIVAPSYEDGAIDVLKGKKNLRVLQAEHEDQHEERKYISGGVLTQEPDTYQAEGDNPANWTLAAGEALNESDLAELEFAWRAVRAVKSNAILLAKDNATVGVGMGQVNRVDSAKLAVERANTLADGANRTKGSFAASDAFFPFADGLQVLLDAGVKAVVQPGGSIRDEEVIAAAKEAGVTLYLTGTRHFAH
- a CDS encoding TetR/AcrR family transcriptional regulator is translated as MAGNVGRPRKHSPRRRGNSAREEILDASSELFTTQGFATTSTHQIADAVGIRQASLYYHFPSKTEIFLTLLNSTIEPSLELADELAGTDADPAQRLWSLVAAESRLLLTSGWNVGRLYQLPVANSPEFSEYHESRDRLQNHFRSTAAAIVGEDDPRVELPFHIALSVIEMRPNNGTPPFDASQSVPETAAMLADAALAVLGASVPDNAEETTLELLKNRNDSISAAAAAAADRKKKSR